One genomic segment of Pedobacter endophyticus includes these proteins:
- a CDS encoding RagB/SusD family nutrient uptake outer membrane protein, protein MLYNYKNKILLVIVLAIAMFSCKKILEPDVIDSPTGRNAFKTAQDVNNGIGAAYSFLRTALPNKIFLFGDVRAYNFSSLSFTTNVRPETSIPENDYNALINNGGGNWSDFYRTIAQCNLLLEVIPTISNYDNATKRRHIGEVSFIRALTYFYLVRFWGDVPINLSSVNIGTIARSPQAEVYKLVKSDLDKAIANLSLLYSADDKAVRATKGAAWAIKAHLMAWQQDYSACEKLCDSVIRFGNYSLVKDTTNNNLVKIFVGKSPEGIFELNYDYLQNEVEKNLVYNRTLGRPWYKDVSDGGGGTEKFLLSPTTEQMDAMFKPGAKDARRFSWFIKDYFANSVTIGKETYNGAKNRYYFGKYRTLAQNADTTSQKINESNIIITRLADIILLRAEALASNTVNRPAEAVTLLNEVRKRAFAAAYTGGGDLQDTILLERKKELIGEGHFFFDLVRTRKMNKYSLITESDWYSGGAWLLPINQSIIAESNFTITQNDYWK, encoded by the coding sequence ATGTTATATAACTATAAAAATAAAATACTTTTAGTCATAGTTTTGGCTATTGCAATGTTTTCGTGTAAGAAAATTCTGGAACCTGATGTAATTGATTCTCCAACAGGTCGGAATGCCTTTAAAACGGCACAAGATGTTAACAACGGAATTGGAGCGGCTTATTCGTTTTTACGAACAGCTTTGCCGAACAAGATCTTTCTCTTTGGAGATGTTAGAGCTTATAATTTTTCAAGTCTTTCATTCACGACAAACGTCAGACCTGAAACTAGCATTCCGGAAAACGACTACAATGCACTTATTAATAACGGTGGAGGAAACTGGTCAGATTTTTACCGCACAATTGCGCAGTGTAATCTGTTATTGGAGGTTATACCTACCATTAGTAATTATGACAACGCCACCAAAAGGAGACATATTGGAGAGGTCAGCTTTATCAGGGCACTCACCTATTTTTATCTGGTTAGGTTTTGGGGCGATGTACCAATTAATTTAAGTAGTGTTAATATCGGAACCATTGCCCGCTCTCCTCAGGCAGAGGTATATAAGTTAGTAAAAAGCGATTTGGACAAAGCAATTGCCAATTTAAGCCTGCTTTATTCAGCTGATGATAAAGCTGTACGAGCAACCAAGGGTGCGGCATGGGCCATTAAAGCACATTTAATGGCGTGGCAACAAGATTATTCCGCTTGCGAAAAATTGTGTGATAGCGTAATTAGGTTTGGTAACTATTCACTGGTTAAAGATACTACCAACAATAATTTGGTTAAGATTTTTGTGGGTAAGTCTCCCGAAGGGATTTTTGAGCTGAATTATGACTACCTGCAAAATGAGGTAGAGAAAAATCTTGTTTATAACCGTACGTTGGGCAGGCCATGGTATAAAGATGTGTCAGATGGGGGCGGAGGTACGGAAAAATTCCTGCTATCACCAACTACCGAGCAAATGGACGCAATGTTTAAGCCCGGGGCGAAAGATGCTAGGAGATTTAGTTGGTTCATCAAAGATTATTTCGCTAACTCAGTTACAATAGGCAAAGAGACGTATAACGGTGCCAAGAACAGATATTATTTCGGAAAATATAGAACGCTTGCTCAAAACGCCGATACCACATCGCAAAAAATTAACGAATCAAACATCATCATCACCAGATTAGCCGATATCATTTTGCTAAGGGCCGAAGCTTTAGCCAGCAATACTGTAAACCGACCCGCTGAGGCAGTAACCTTGCTTAATGAGGTGCGAAAACGAGCATTTGCAGCGGCATATACCGGAGGCGGCGACTTACAGGATACGATATTGTTAGAACGCAAAAAAGAGCTTATTGGTGAGGGACATTTCTTTTTTGATCTGGTAAGAACCAGAAAGATGAACAAATATTCACTAATAACAGAGTCAGACTGGTATTCTGGAGGCGCTTGGCTTTTACCAATTAATCAAAGCATTATTGCTGAAAGCAATTTTACCATTACACAAAATGACTACTGGAAATAG
- a CDS encoding SusD/RagB family nutrient-binding outer membrane lipoprotein, with product MKTINKRKIYFLLISALLIAGGCKKESFVKANLNPTTLYDIQPEDQFLRAAVGSQDDFEYFADVYRAANLWMQYATLSTGNGLNFNNVGSQFNTRYGKIYYGRLGPALVDAIKAIEDMPDAEKNLRLHMKAISQIFLSYYTFYVSDINGSIPYTQAFQARYGGTTTPAYDTQQAIFAKVDEELKTAVATLKGNQAGQISLGGNDPFFGGDATAWAKAANALRLKIAMRLMKVDPGRMKAIALEVLADPIQMTTVNDSWMLKVGPSYANQGNWNPANFAAGKPVLDFLVAKGDPRLEIFYRPNAAGNYVGSFTSPDDAKLPANATLYASLDNLSQLQHRLFTPNYNESDGFGVGTGNGFFPVLTYAEYCFIRADLAARGVTTDVAETWYKNGVYASIQFYSDRAVDAKISNFVAVTMPSIDAYYNMAGIKYDATKATEQIACQAYLDFFRQPLEAWAWWKRTGFPNTTSVLAWSELKANGTVLPLARRAGIDLLSPTNLNYANQQAAIAEMAKNPDFGAGPNDAFGRVWWDKK from the coding sequence ATGAAAACTATAAATAAAAGAAAAATATATTTCCTGTTGATTTCGGCTTTGCTAATTGCAGGCGGCTGTAAAAAGGAAAGCTTTGTAAAAGCGAATTTAAATCCTACTACACTCTACGACATTCAGCCCGAAGACCAGTTTCTTCGAGCTGCGGTCGGATCCCAGGATGATTTCGAGTATTTTGCCGATGTGTACCGTGCCGCCAACCTTTGGATGCAATATGCTACTTTAAGTACAGGCAACGGACTAAACTTTAATAATGTTGGCTCTCAGTTTAATACTCGTTATGGGAAGATATATTATGGTAGATTGGGACCGGCGTTAGTTGATGCTATAAAGGCGATTGAGGACATGCCCGATGCAGAAAAAAATCTGCGGCTACACATGAAGGCAATATCGCAGATATTCTTATCATACTATACGTTTTACGTAAGTGATATTAACGGGAGTATACCCTACACCCAAGCTTTCCAGGCAAGATACGGGGGCACTACCACACCGGCTTATGATACCCAGCAGGCCATATTTGCAAAAGTAGACGAAGAGCTAAAGACAGCCGTTGCAACATTGAAAGGCAACCAAGCGGGGCAGATCAGTCTTGGCGGCAACGACCCGTTTTTTGGTGGCGATGCAACAGCATGGGCAAAGGCAGCAAATGCATTGCGGTTAAAGATTGCCATGCGTTTAATGAAGGTTGATCCGGGCCGAATGAAGGCGATAGCGCTTGAGGTATTGGCCGATCCGATACAAATGACTACTGTAAACGACTCCTGGATGCTTAAAGTGGGGCCAAGTTATGCAAATCAAGGAAACTGGAACCCCGCAAACTTTGCCGCAGGTAAGCCAGTACTCGATTTTCTGGTTGCAAAGGGCGATCCGCGTCTGGAGATTTTTTATCGCCCAAATGCAGCGGGAAATTATGTAGGTAGTTTTACAAGTCCTGATGACGCTAAATTGCCAGCAAATGCAACACTTTACGCATCACTAGATAATCTCTCTCAATTGCAACATCGATTGTTTACTCCTAATTATAATGAAAGCGACGGTTTCGGTGTAGGCACAGGCAACGGATTTTTCCCTGTTTTAACCTATGCTGAATATTGTTTTATCCGTGCAGATCTTGCAGCACGTGGAGTTACAACAGATGTTGCTGAAACCTGGTACAAAAATGGCGTTTACGCATCGATCCAGTTTTATAGCGATAGGGCCGTTGACGCAAAAATTTCCAATTTTGTTGCGGTAACCATGCCCAGTATTGATGCATATTATAATATGGCAGGCATTAAATACGACGCAACAAAGGCAACCGAGCAAATTGCGTGTCAGGCCTATTTAGATTTTTTCAGGCAGCCACTTGAGGCTTGGGCTTGGTGGAAGAGAACCGGCTTTCCCAATACTACATCAGTTTTGGCATGGTCGGAGTTAAAGGCCAATGGAACAGTACTTCCGCTGGCACGTAGGGCTGGTATCGATTTGTTAAGCCCTACAAACCTAAACTATGCTAATCAACAGGCTGCTATAGCAGAAATGGCTAAAAATCCTGACTTCGGCGCTGGTCCAAACGATGCTTTCGGTCGCGTTTGGTGGGATAAAAAATAA
- a CDS encoding SusC/RagA family TonB-linked outer membrane protein, with protein MKKKYLLCFNVLLLCLLTTASFAQKTVTGTVKDAGGNALPGVSVLEKGTKNGTSTGVDGKYTLNVKEGARLIFRSIGMITQELLAISGQTIVMSDDSKVLNEVIVTGFGVKKEVKRLSYSATAVSGSELTQANNANVENALQGKVAGVMINQGASGPTSSSRIRIRGNTSLSTNTQPLIVYDGILIEPGTSGADSWGDATDFGNIMKNINADDIESISVLKGAAASALYGSKAAGGVLLITSKKGKTTKGLGVSVSQTTSFDVAYKFLDLQNEYGGGISPVFAKDANGVDVVDQSAGYYVGGYSFGPKLDGRIVKDLDGVMRPWVANNPLDFFDTGKFINTNISFEGANDNTTYRLAYTNLNNSSVSPGNSLNRNAFALRVTRKISKSISVDASVNYTLSNSLNPARQGGNSNPLFAFTYYKPRNVDLETYLNNNINPVTGGALNSSNRNLYDPYAIGTFAYSFENDNRTQKENNLLANIDVNINILPWLSALIRTNTNFYNIAYERKNRGNGIDFAGGDYEITQNTNKSYRVQGLLNATKQFANDFELNASLGGETYQKNLGNSAFYNKSVTSGGLKIADVYAISNSINPATTTAYPNLGERTDAVYLYGDLTWKNMLTLNLSGRNDWSSALTYRDGHGNYSYFYPSAGLAWIFTELPVFQNNRILSFGKLRASYSFTGLSALPQQTNTAGYYKLQDGTFSNAGGGNQSVYGFSDNILKNNNLRNELTKEFEIGTNLGFFKNRLSIDFAYYKKNSYNQILSFSLPQESGVSSQALNAGNIQNQGIEILVTGKPVVSKDFNWNASATFTRNRNKIIELAPGVPSYPLDLAFGNDITSVGQPGEIYGSLITGSAFSYYQKKDANGNPIASPSNGKKVLGNTGYGTTGGYYTFVRSQDYDGTRKNLGTMMESYLAGTQHNVSYKNFSLGFQIDAKIGGLIASGTHQYGSANGSFANSLFGRDEASGGVTYTDDKGIVHHDGIIPDGVLNDGIKAKGVDLGGMTYADAVKQGLLKPIPAYAYYENLSQWSSGIREYSVFENSWVALREVTVGYNVPNKYLTKLKINTLSLNLTGRNIAYLYKTVKDDINPESIYSNRAGAFAEYGGWPLVRSLGFNIRASF; from the coding sequence ATGAAAAAAAAATACTTATTGTGCTTTAACGTATTGTTGTTATGCTTATTAACAACTGCTTCATTTGCACAAAAAACCGTAACAGGTACAGTAAAAGATGCAGGCGGCAATGCCCTACCTGGTGTAAGTGTTCTTGAAAAGGGAACCAAAAATGGGACTTCAACTGGTGTAGATGGTAAATATACCTTAAATGTGAAAGAGGGTGCAAGATTGATCTTCAGATCAATAGGAATGATTACGCAGGAACTGCTTGCCATATCGGGGCAAACCATTGTGATGAGTGATGACTCCAAGGTATTGAACGAAGTGATTGTGACTGGATTTGGCGTAAAAAAAGAAGTGAAGAGACTCAGTTATTCGGCAACTGCTGTTTCAGGCTCCGAATTAACTCAAGCCAATAATGCAAATGTGGAAAATGCCTTGCAAGGGAAGGTAGCAGGTGTGATGATTAATCAAGGTGCTAGCGGGCCTACATCTTCTTCCAGGATCAGGATTAGAGGAAACACGTCACTAAGTACAAATACGCAGCCTTTAATTGTTTATGATGGAATATTAATAGAACCGGGCACTTCTGGAGCAGACTCGTGGGGCGATGCTACAGATTTTGGAAACATCATGAAAAACATTAACGCTGACGATATTGAAAGTATCAGTGTTTTAAAGGGGGCTGCGGCTTCAGCACTGTACGGCTCTAAGGCCGCGGGCGGCGTGCTCCTCATTACATCAAAAAAAGGTAAGACTACCAAAGGCTTGGGCGTAAGTGTTTCTCAAACGACCTCTTTTGATGTGGCTTATAAATTCTTAGATCTCCAGAACGAGTACGGAGGTGGAATCTCTCCTGTATTTGCCAAAGACGCTAATGGGGTAGATGTGGTTGATCAATCTGCCGGCTACTATGTAGGCGGATATTCATTCGGCCCAAAGCTCGACGGTAGAATAGTTAAAGATTTGGATGGTGTGATGAGACCTTGGGTAGCCAACAATCCATTAGATTTCTTTGATACTGGCAAATTCATCAATACAAATATTTCATTTGAGGGTGCTAATGATAATACAACCTATCGTTTAGCCTATACCAACCTAAACAACTCAAGTGTATCACCCGGAAACAGCTTAAACAGAAATGCTTTCGCACTTCGGGTGACCAGAAAAATTTCGAAATCAATTTCGGTTGATGCGAGCGTAAATTATACGCTTTCGAATTCTTTAAACCCGGCCAGACAGGGAGGTAACAGTAACCCATTGTTTGCCTTTACTTATTATAAGCCAAGAAACGTTGATTTAGAAACCTATCTCAACAACAATATCAACCCAGTTACTGGGGGGGCTCTTAATTCAAGTAACCGTAATCTCTACGATCCTTATGCGATTGGTACTTTTGCTTATAGCTTTGAAAACGATAACAGAACGCAAAAAGAAAACAACTTATTGGCCAATATCGATGTAAATATCAATATTTTGCCCTGGCTTTCGGCCTTGATAAGAACAAATACCAATTTTTATAACATTGCCTATGAAAGGAAAAATCGAGGAAATGGTATTGATTTTGCAGGTGGCGATTATGAAATTACACAAAACACCAATAAATCCTATCGCGTTCAGGGTTTGTTAAATGCAACCAAGCAATTTGCAAACGATTTTGAGCTAAATGCTTCGTTGGGAGGAGAAACTTATCAGAAAAACCTTGGAAACTCTGCTTTTTATAACAAGTCTGTAACTAGCGGCGGGCTTAAAATTGCTGATGTTTATGCAATTTCAAATTCGATTAATCCTGCAACTACAACAGCTTATCCAAATCTGGGCGAACGCACCGATGCAGTTTATCTGTATGGAGACCTTACCTGGAAAAACATGTTGACCTTAAATCTTAGCGGAAGAAACGACTGGTCGTCGGCGCTTACGTATAGAGATGGTCATGGAAATTATTCATACTTTTATCCGAGTGCAGGTTTGGCATGGATCTTTACCGAATTGCCAGTATTTCAAAATAACCGAATATTATCTTTTGGTAAGTTAAGGGCGTCATACTCTTTCACAGGCTTATCGGCCCTGCCACAACAGACCAATACAGCTGGCTACTATAAATTACAAGATGGCACTTTTAGTAATGCCGGTGGTGGTAATCAATCGGTTTATGGCTTTAGTGATAATATTCTAAAGAACAACAATCTAAGGAATGAGTTAACAAAGGAATTCGAGATTGGAACTAATTTAGGGTTCTTTAAAAACCGTTTAAGCATCGACTTTGCTTATTATAAGAAAAACTCTTATAACCAGATATTGAGCTTTTCTTTACCACAAGAATCTGGAGTAAGTTCGCAGGCTTTAAATGCTGGCAACATTCAAAATCAGGGTATCGAGATTTTGGTGACAGGTAAACCTGTTGTATCTAAGGATTTTAATTGGAATGCGTCGGCTACCTTTACCCGTAACCGAAACAAGATAATAGAATTGGCACCGGGCGTACCGAGCTATCCACTAGACTTAGCCTTTGGTAACGATATCACTTCGGTGGGGCAGCCAGGCGAAATATACGGCTCACTAATCACGGGATCTGCTTTTTCGTATTATCAAAAGAAAGATGCAAATGGCAATCCGATTGCTAGCCCCAGTAATGGCAAAAAGGTATTAGGAAATACAGGTTATGGCACCACTGGCGGTTATTATACTTTTGTAAGATCACAGGATTATGATGGCACCAGAAAAAACCTCGGGACAATGATGGAGAGTTATCTCGCCGGCACTCAGCATAACGTATCTTATAAGAATTTTAGTTTAGGGTTTCAAATCGACGCTAAAATTGGTGGTTTGATTGCTTCGGGCACTCATCAGTATGGGTCGGCTAACGGTTCATTTGCAAACTCCTTGTTCGGTAGGGATGAAGCCTCAGGAGGGGTAACTTATACCGATGATAAAGGTATAGTGCACCATGATGGTATTATCCCAGATGGTGTATTAAACGACGGGATAAAAGCCAAGGGGGTAGATTTAGGTGGAATGACGTACGCAGATGCGGTAAAACAGGGTTTGTTAAAACCAATACCAGCATACGCATATTATGAAAATTTAAGTCAATGGTCTAGTGGTATCAGAGAATATTCAGTATTCGAAAATTCATGGGTTGCACTTCGCGAGGTAACGGTAGGTTATAACGTACCAAACAAGTACTTAACTAAATTGAAGATTAATACGTTGAGCTTAAACCTAACAGGTAGAAATATCGCCTATTTATACAAAACAGTTAAGGATGATATAAACCCTGAGAGTATTTATAGTAACAGGGCCGGCGCCTTTGCCGAATATGGGGGATGGCCACTGGTTAGAAGTTTAGGTTTTAATATTAGGGCATCGTTTTAA
- a CDS encoding DUF5007 domain-containing protein: MKTNKKIQCFLLLVSAFFFYACKKEQNKGYFSKDFKFPTTQAIKAVVGGPLFQTRAAITDESTKPLTFRIVAIRNEDGSIAQNAMDYKVETYLWTSAYTKKEKTIEEIDAKRYKAIRPAIDIDSLNGRIIIYPQVTDSLRLPKGIYKIDIEVKNSAETRLFESAVTLDISYSLPYYYKFSGVDGIKDFKVKFTRLAEKGNKLTVKIYKPDGTPTNVDSYLGYQYGDGSIKDFRELGSGNPVSYTPFLDRLELEFSSFPAPYVEGGPIITDLFNNSSVKGAYFNFWFEWAIYKEGNWLMEIKLIY; this comes from the coding sequence ATGAAAACGAATAAAAAAATACAATGTTTTTTACTATTGGTTTCTGCTTTCTTTTTTTATGCTTGCAAAAAGGAACAAAACAAAGGCTATTTTAGTAAAGACTTTAAATTTCCTACAACCCAGGCAATAAAGGCAGTAGTTGGAGGGCCGCTATTTCAGACGCGCGCAGCTATAACCGACGAAAGTACTAAACCATTAACTTTCAGAATCGTGGCCATAAGAAATGAAGATGGCTCAATAGCTCAAAATGCTATGGATTATAAAGTAGAGACTTATTTATGGACAAGTGCCTATACTAAAAAAGAAAAAACCATCGAAGAGATAGATGCTAAAAGATACAAAGCGATTCGGCCAGCAATTGACATAGATTCATTAAATGGGCGAATAATTATTTATCCGCAGGTGACTGATTCATTAAGATTGCCTAAAGGAATATATAAGATCGACATTGAAGTGAAAAATTCGGCCGAAACTCGTTTGTTTGAATCAGCTGTAACTTTAGATATCAGTTATTCACTTCCATATTATTATAAGTTTAGTGGTGTTGATGGAATAAAAGACTTTAAGGTGAAATTTACCAGACTTGCTGAAAAAGGAAATAAGCTAACAGTTAAGATCTATAAACCTGATGGAACGCCGACAAATGTAGATTCATATTTAGGATATCAGTATGGTGATGGTAGCATTAAGGATTTTCGAGAGCTGGGCTCTGGAAATCCTGTCAGCTATACACCATTTCTAGATCGTTTGGAACTCGAGTTCTCAAGCTTTCCAGCCCCATATGTTGAGGGGGGGCCAATTATTACCGATTTGTTTAACAACAGTAGTGTTAAAGGTGCTTATTTTAATTTTTGGTTTGAATGGGCAATTTACAAGGAAGGGAATTGGCTAATGGAAATTAAATTAATCTACTAA
- a CDS encoding ROK family protein, with amino-acid sequence MSIIAEKSQRLRANIIKQLYYKSALSLTELSKLTQKSLPLVTSAVNALIGEGYIIEQGLAPSTGGRRALMYLLNPGHQKFIVAVAMDQLITRLTIYDLARKVVFPIQHLDFDIVADPNNVSLLCNFINDCIDASKLDRKDIVGVGIGMPGFVNAKKGINSSFLMVDEGTTIRDYLSKQINLPTFIDNDSSLIALAELNFGEAANLRDVMVVNIGWGTGLGMIINGQLYRGSSGYAGEFSHIPLSDSNNLCSCGKRGCLEVDTSLLVMAERAQKAVFEGAESSMAELFKNTDTHPGDHFLAAVKAQDPLAVNILSKSAFQLGKGLSTLIHILNPERIVLSGRGAKAGKMLLPPIQQAINEFCIPRIAEQTEIRLSSLTDEAELLAAASLVVENGKFD; translated from the coding sequence ATGTCTATAATTGCCGAGAAAAGTCAACGGTTAAGAGCCAACATCATAAAACAGCTTTATTACAAAAGCGCACTTTCATTAACGGAGCTGAGCAAACTTACACAAAAGAGCCTCCCATTGGTTACTTCGGCGGTAAATGCGCTGATAGGTGAGGGCTACATTATTGAGCAGGGGTTGGCCCCATCAACCGGCGGAAGGCGAGCCCTGATGTATTTGCTGAACCCGGGCCATCAAAAATTTATTGTCGCGGTGGCCATGGATCAATTGATTACCAGATTAACCATTTACGATCTCGCACGAAAAGTGGTATTCCCCATTCAACACCTGGATTTTGACATCGTCGCAGACCCAAATAATGTGAGTTTACTTTGTAACTTCATAAACGATTGCATTGATGCCTCAAAACTCGACCGTAAAGATATTGTTGGGGTCGGCATCGGAATGCCAGGATTTGTGAATGCGAAAAAGGGTATAAATTCTTCTTTCTTGATGGTTGACGAGGGCACTACAATCAGAGACTACCTGAGCAAACAAATAAATCTTCCAACGTTCATTGATAATGATTCGAGCCTAATTGCCCTGGCAGAACTGAATTTCGGTGAGGCCGCCAATTTAAGAGACGTAATGGTAGTGAACATTGGCTGGGGAACCGGGTTGGGCATGATCATCAATGGTCAACTTTACCGGGGCAGCAGTGGCTATGCCGGCGAGTTTAGCCATATTCCCCTATCAGATTCGAATAATCTCTGCTCTTGCGGAAAAAGGGGTTGTTTGGAGGTAGATACGTCGCTATTGGTAATGGCCGAACGGGCGCAAAAGGCCGTTTTTGAGGGTGCTGAATCAAGCATGGCTGAACTGTTCAAAAACACGGATACACATCCGGGCGATCATTTTCTAGCTGCCGTTAAGGCCCAGGATCCGCTAGCCGTAAATATCTTATCAAAATCTGCCTTCCAACTCGGAAAAGGGCTTTCGACACTCATACACATCTTAAATCCCGAACGCATTGTGCTAAGCGGAAGAGGCGCAAAGGCTGGGAAAATGCTTTTGCCACCCATACAGCAAGCAATAAATGAATTCTGCATTCCCCGTATTGCCGAGCAAACCGAAATACGACTTTCAAGTTTGACAGATGAGGCAGAACTATTGGCCGCGGCAAGCCTGGTGGTAGAGAATGGAAAATTTGATTAA